A DNA window from Gillisia sp. Hel1_33_143 contains the following coding sequences:
- a CDS encoding tyrosine-type recombinase/integrase — MKKKNVPRFEPINSHLSIEISMAQKRYSAPKLFIPRVNGKPTVAPGKRWYAYFYWRTSPNGPLDRKFSYTKKMNRLPSAKERRAAGNHLVSILHTALERGWIPDAEERKAKKVVKRGDSMILADALNYAYKIKAKGGKSITTLKGYQFHKDRFLEWAKANGYYGLNPDRFSVDHFYEFLDWLRFEYVNEKTGLEMSGSSINNHKASLSALFTTMKNERLISVNFIKDIPDIDSEPINNKAFTHEELALLKAEMQRSDPYLIPLFSFILYPLLRPREICRLKVNSLNTDNWLIKVQTKTEILSVRRIIDKLKPTIEGMKLEEYPGEFYLFTNRDQPADWDASLQSRYDHFSKRFKIIKDNLGFGREYGLYSGRHTAIMDLYDSLLGQGYGEMKALLELMPHTTHKSVAGIKAYIRRHRKTIPADHSDLFTIDF; from the coding sequence ATGAAAAAGAAAAACGTACCTAGATTCGAACCTATAAATTCTCATCTTTCTATTGAGATCTCTATGGCGCAAAAGAGATATTCTGCACCTAAACTTTTTATTCCTCGGGTTAATGGTAAACCTACCGTAGCTCCGGGAAAACGCTGGTATGCCTATTTCTATTGGAGGACCTCTCCCAATGGACCTTTAGATAGAAAATTCTCCTACACTAAGAAAATGAATAGGCTACCATCTGCCAAAGAGCGGAGAGCTGCCGGGAATCACCTGGTTTCTATTTTACATACTGCTTTAGAGCGAGGATGGATTCCGGATGCTGAAGAGCGTAAAGCTAAAAAAGTGGTGAAACGTGGAGACTCTATGATTCTTGCAGATGCTTTAAATTATGCCTATAAGATCAAGGCCAAGGGAGGTAAAAGCATTACTACACTTAAAGGGTATCAATTCCACAAAGACCGGTTCCTGGAATGGGCAAAGGCTAATGGGTATTATGGATTAAATCCGGATAGATTTAGCGTAGATCATTTTTATGAGTTCCTGGACTGGCTTCGATTTGAGTATGTAAATGAAAAAACCGGACTTGAAATGTCTGGATCTTCCATAAACAATCATAAGGCCAGCTTATCTGCTTTGTTTACCACTATGAAGAATGAGCGGCTTATTTCTGTAAATTTCATCAAGGATATTCCTGATATAGATTCTGAACCGATAAATAATAAAGCCTTTACTCATGAGGAATTGGCACTCCTAAAAGCTGAAATGCAACGATCAGATCCATATCTTATCCCACTCTTTAGTTTTATATTATATCCATTACTCCGGCCCAGAGAAATTTGCAGATTAAAAGTAAATTCTTTGAATACCGACAATTGGCTGATCAAGGTGCAAACTAAAACTGAGATCTTGAGTGTAAGAAGAATTATTGACAAGCTTAAGCCCACTATTGAAGGCATGAAGCTTGAGGAATATCCTGGGGAATTCTACCTTTTTACCAATAGAGATCAACCTGCAGACTGGGACGCAAGTTTGCAGTCTCGCTACGATCATTTTTCTAAGCGTTTTAAAATTATAAAAGACAATTTGGGTTTTGGAAGAGAATATGGTTTGTATTCCGGACGACACACGGCAATTATGGATTTATATGATTCCCTTCTGGGCCAAGGATATGGAGAAATGAAAGCGCTGCTGGAGCTAATGCCACACACTACGCATAAAAGTGTAGCCGGTATTAAAGCTTATATAAGAAGACACCGCAAAACTATCCCTGCAGATCATTCAGATCTTTTTACCATAGACTTCTAA
- a CDS encoding ABC transporter ATP-binding protein → MQPNKINLKESFASLKFVPRFFKEIRRVNPGLFYINILCRFINAILPLILLWIGKIIIDEVVVQMAADVKDYDRLWLFVGAEFGLAILSDLMSRAINLTDALLGDQYSIDTSVRIIKKTAELNLDQLEDSEFYDKLERARQQTTGRVGLMSNILTQAEDVIVIISLLGGVVVFEPWLLILLVVSIIPTIINEIKFSGTSYSLARSWTQERRELDYLRYAGASDVTAKEVKLFGLSGYLAERFKELSDKYYKESKKLAKQRASWGSMFNVIGTGAYYGAYVFIVFRTVAGFLTLGDLTFLSGSFNRLRAKLQGFFTRFTAITESALYLQDYFEFLDLQYEENQVDEALPLPKKIQKGFEFKNVGFKYPKSERWVVRNINFDLRAGEKLAFVGENGAGKTTLIKLLLRFYEPTEGEILLDGVPINKYHQAQYQQYFGVIFQDFVKFELTLRENIAMGEISEIGDQSRIDGAAQKSLADEVVSELPGGYDQQLGKRFKNGKDLSGGQWQKIAIARAYMKNSEILILDEPTSALDARAETEAFDRFIKLTEGKTAVIISHRFSTVRIADRIMVLKHGEVLEIGTHEELMKNDKLYAELFNLQAAGYQ, encoded by the coding sequence ATGCAGCCAAATAAGATCAATCTTAAGGAAAGCTTTGCTTCTTTAAAGTTTGTTCCAAGATTCTTTAAAGAGATAAGAAGAGTTAATCCGGGCTTGTTCTATATCAACATCCTATGCAGATTTATCAATGCGATTTTACCGCTAATTTTATTATGGATAGGTAAAATTATTATTGACGAAGTAGTGGTGCAAATGGCTGCTGATGTTAAAGATTATGATAGACTGTGGCTTTTTGTTGGAGCCGAATTTGGCTTAGCAATACTCTCAGATTTAATGAGCAGAGCTATCAATTTAACAGACGCTTTGCTTGGAGACCAATATTCTATTGATACTTCGGTAAGGATCATAAAGAAAACTGCAGAGCTGAATTTAGATCAGTTAGAAGATTCAGAATTCTATGATAAACTGGAAAGGGCACGTCAACAAACTACTGGTCGAGTAGGGTTGATGTCTAATATTCTAACCCAAGCAGAAGATGTGATTGTGATAATCTCATTATTGGGTGGGGTAGTAGTTTTTGAACCTTGGCTGCTCATTCTGCTGGTGGTTTCCATCATTCCAACCATTATCAATGAAATTAAATTCAGCGGAACAAGTTATTCGCTTGCTAGAAGCTGGACTCAGGAACGTAGAGAATTAGATTATTTAAGATATGCAGGTGCCAGTGATGTAACTGCTAAAGAGGTGAAATTATTCGGACTTTCGGGATATCTGGCAGAAAGGTTTAAAGAATTATCAGATAAATATTACAAAGAAAGTAAGAAGCTTGCAAAACAACGCGCTAGTTGGGGTTCTATGTTCAACGTAATTGGAACCGGAGCTTATTATGGTGCGTATGTATTTATAGTTTTTAGAACGGTAGCAGGATTTCTAACCTTGGGTGATCTTACTTTCCTTTCCGGATCTTTCAACAGGCTTCGTGCAAAATTACAAGGCTTCTTTACCAGATTTACTGCGATTACGGAAAGTGCCCTTTATCTTCAAGATTACTTCGAATTCTTAGATCTTCAATATGAAGAAAATCAGGTTGACGAAGCTTTGCCTCTTCCGAAGAAGATTCAAAAAGGATTTGAATTCAAAAATGTAGGTTTTAAATATCCAAAGTCTGAAAGATGGGTGGTTAGAAATATTAATTTTGACTTAAGAGCTGGTGAGAAATTAGCTTTTGTAGGTGAAAATGGAGCCGGGAAAACTACATTAATAAAATTGTTGCTTAGATTCTATGAACCTACCGAAGGTGAAATTCTGTTAGATGGAGTTCCAATCAACAAATATCATCAGGCACAATATCAGCAATACTTTGGAGTGATCTTTCAGGATTTTGTAAAATTTGAACTGACCTTGAGAGAGAATATCGCTATGGGAGAGATTTCAGAAATTGGCGATCAGAGTAGGATTGATGGCGCTGCCCAGAAAAGTTTGGCAGATGAGGTGGTTTCAGAATTACCTGGAGGTTATGATCAGCAACTTGGAAAACGGTTCAAGAATGGTAAAGATCTTTCCGGCGGACAGTGGCAAAAGATCGCTATTGCCAGAGCTTACATGAAGAATTCTGAAATTCTTATTCTCGACGAGCCTACTTCAGCCTTAGATGCAAGAGCAGAAACCGAAGCTTTTGACAGATTCATTAAGCTAACCGAAGGAAAAACGGCCGTTATTATTTCGCATAGATTTAGTACGGTGAGAATTGCAGATAGAATTATGGTACTTAAACACGGGGAAGTTCTGGAAATTGGAACTCACGAAGAGTTAATGAAGAATGATAAGCTGTATGCAGAATTATTTAATCTTCAAGCGGCAGGATATCAGTAA
- a CDS encoding proline iminopeptidase-family hydrolase: MKILSLPKLLVLLILCSTTVFSQNKSDSKLDSKTSDYLTYIDPEIKFTGGIKMIPITTDQGTFNVYTKQVGNNPTMKVLLLHGGPGGTHEFFESFDGFLPAEGIEYFYYDQLGSYYSDQPSDKSLWTNERFVDGVEQVRKALGLNEDNFYLFGQSWGGILAMEYALKYQDHLKGLIISNMMASAPEYNKYAEDVIGPQMDPKVLAEVKELEAKGDFENPRYMELLLKHHYTEHLLRMPVEKWPNSINRAFDHLNPEVYVYMQGPSEFGIAGDATLKDWDVSKRLKEIKVPTLVIGAKYDTMDPEYMKWMSTEVQNGRYLYCPNGSHLSQYDDQEHFFPGLIKFIKDIDSANFSE; encoded by the coding sequence ATGAAAATTTTAAGCCTTCCGAAGTTATTAGTATTGCTAATTCTTTGTTCTACCACTGTTTTTTCTCAGAACAAATCCGATAGTAAATTAGATTCGAAAACCAGCGATTATCTTACGTATATAGATCCTGAGATAAAATTTACTGGAGGCATCAAGATGATTCCTATCACTACAGATCAAGGCACTTTTAATGTGTATACCAAACAAGTTGGGAATAATCCCACGATGAAAGTGTTGCTGCTTCATGGAGGCCCGGGTGGGACTCATGAATTCTTTGAAAGTTTTGATGGCTTTTTACCTGCAGAAGGAATTGAGTATTTTTATTACGATCAGTTAGGATCTTATTATAGCGATCAGCCTTCAGACAAAAGCCTTTGGACTAATGAAAGATTTGTGGATGGGGTAGAGCAAGTTAGAAAAGCTTTGGGTCTTAATGAGGATAATTTTTATTTGTTTGGGCAGTCTTGGGGTGGAATTCTTGCTATGGAATATGCTTTAAAATATCAAGATCATTTAAAAGGACTTATAATTTCCAATATGATGGCCAGTGCGCCGGAGTATAATAAATATGCGGAAGATGTTATAGGGCCACAAATGGATCCTAAAGTTTTAGCTGAAGTGAAAGAGCTAGAAGCGAAAGGAGACTTCGAAAATCCGCGATATATGGAATTGCTTTTAAAACATCATTATACAGAACACCTGTTAAGAATGCCTGTTGAAAAATGGCCAAATTCTATCAATAGAGCTTTTGATCATTTAAATCCGGAAGTGTATGTATATATGCAAGGTCCGAGTGAATTTGGTATTGCCGGGGATGCTACCTTAAAAGATTGGGATGTATCCAAGAGATTGAAAGAAATTAAAGTACCCACCTTAGTTATTGGTGCAAAATATGACACTATGGATCCTGAGTATATGAAATGGATGTCTACTGAAGTTCAAAATGGGCGTTATTTATATTGTCCCAATGGAAGTCATCTTTCTCAATATGACGATCAAGAACATTTCTTTCCTGGCTTGATAAAATTCATCAAGGATATAGATTCTGCAAACTTTAGTGAATAA
- the mutS gene encoding DNA mismatch repair protein MutS, with protein MAAKKAKETTPLMKQYNSIKDKYPDALLLFRVGDFYETFGEDAVKTARILNIVLTKRGNGSEVETALAGFPHHALNTYLPKLVKAGLRVAICDQLEDPKMTKTIVKRGVTELITPGVSMNDEVLNSKTNNFLCAIHYGKKIMGISFLDVSTGEFLTAQGNAEYIDKLLQNFGPSEVLVQKNHKKDFTKTFGDSFHCFYLEDWIFKLDYAYESLNEHFQTKSLKGFGIDHLAEGIISSGAILYYLGETQHHKLQHIASITRIAEEEYVWMDRFTIRNLELYHSNAQNAVTLLDVIDKTISPMGGRMMKRWLALPLKNVQKIKARHKVVAHLIENRAELDNIQKNIKKISDLERLISKVATGKICPREVLHLKNSLDAIAPVKELAMNSKEEALKVLGDRLQSCEVLRNKIEETLHEDAPVNIVKGNVVAKGFHEELDNLRNLAFSGKDYLDGMLQRESKETGITSLKIGSNNVYGYYIEVRNSHKDKVPEAWIRKQTLVNAERYITEELKEYEGKILGAEEKILQLEQQIFGELVTWLADYIQPVQQNARLIGELDCLCSFAIHAITENYSKPEIEDSFELDIKEGRHPVIEKQLPHGETYVANNSFLDRDAQQIIMITGPNMSGKSAILRQTALIVLLAQMGSFVPAESARIGLVDKIFTRVGASDNISMGESTFMVEMNETASILNNISERSLVLLDEIGRGTSTYDGISIAWAITEYLHEHPAHPKTLFATHYHELNEMGEIFKRIKNYNVSVKELKDNVLFLRKLTPGGSEHSFGIHVAKMAGMPQQVLNRANKIMKKLEKSHQMQDSGEILKNSAEKDMQLSFFNLDDPLLQDLKEELLHIDIDTLTPVEALMKLSEIKRMLTSKQKTKV; from the coding sequence TTGGCAGCCAAAAAAGCAAAAGAAACCACCCCGTTAATGAAACAATATAATAGCATCAAGGATAAATATCCCGATGCCTTGCTGTTGTTTCGCGTAGGAGATTTTTATGAAACTTTTGGAGAAGATGCGGTTAAAACCGCTCGCATCTTAAATATAGTTCTTACTAAAAGAGGTAACGGGAGCGAAGTGGAAACCGCTTTGGCAGGATTTCCACATCATGCTTTGAATACTTATTTGCCAAAACTGGTAAAAGCAGGTTTACGTGTGGCCATTTGCGATCAATTAGAAGATCCAAAAATGACCAAAACCATCGTAAAACGTGGTGTTACCGAATTGATCACTCCCGGTGTTTCCATGAATGATGAGGTGTTGAACAGCAAAACCAATAATTTTTTGTGTGCTATTCACTACGGTAAGAAGATCATGGGAATTTCATTTCTTGATGTTTCTACCGGGGAATTCTTAACTGCTCAGGGGAATGCAGAGTATATAGATAAGTTGCTTCAAAATTTTGGTCCGAGTGAGGTGCTTGTTCAGAAAAATCATAAGAAAGATTTTACAAAGACCTTTGGAGATTCCTTTCACTGTTTTTATCTGGAAGACTGGATCTTTAAATTGGATTATGCCTATGAGTCTTTAAATGAACATTTTCAAACCAAATCTTTAAAAGGTTTTGGAATAGATCATTTAGCGGAAGGCATCATATCTTCCGGAGCTATTTTATATTATCTAGGAGAAACCCAGCATCATAAACTTCAGCATATAGCATCTATTACCAGAATTGCTGAAGAAGAGTATGTATGGATGGATAGGTTCACCATCAGGAATTTAGAATTATATCATTCCAACGCCCAAAATGCGGTTACTTTATTAGATGTTATAGACAAGACTATTTCCCCAATGGGAGGGAGAATGATGAAACGCTGGCTGGCACTTCCGCTTAAAAACGTTCAGAAGATAAAGGCAAGGCACAAAGTGGTTGCTCATCTTATAGAGAATAGAGCAGAGCTGGATAACATTCAGAAAAATATAAAAAAGATCAGCGATCTGGAACGTTTGATCTCTAAAGTGGCAACAGGAAAGATCTGTCCGAGGGAAGTACTTCACCTCAAAAATTCATTAGATGCTATTGCTCCGGTAAAAGAGCTGGCTATGAATAGCAAAGAAGAAGCTCTAAAAGTTTTAGGAGATAGGTTGCAAAGTTGTGAAGTGCTGAGAAATAAGATTGAAGAAACCTTACATGAAGATGCTCCTGTAAATATTGTAAAAGGAAATGTGGTTGCTAAAGGTTTCCATGAAGAGTTAGATAATTTAAGAAATCTTGCTTTCTCCGGGAAAGATTATTTAGATGGAATGTTGCAAAGAGAAAGTAAGGAAACCGGAATTACTTCTCTTAAAATTGGAAGCAACAATGTTTATGGATATTATATAGAAGTTAGAAATTCTCATAAAGATAAAGTTCCGGAAGCTTGGATACGCAAGCAAACTTTGGTGAATGCCGAAAGATATATCACGGAAGAATTAAAAGAATATGAAGGAAAAATTCTGGGGGCAGAAGAAAAGATCCTTCAGTTAGAACAACAAATATTTGGAGAGCTTGTAACATGGTTAGCAGATTATATTCAGCCGGTACAACAAAATGCACGGTTGATAGGGGAGTTGGATTGTTTGTGCTCTTTTGCTATACATGCAATTACCGAGAATTATTCAAAACCTGAAATTGAAGATTCTTTTGAGCTCGATATTAAAGAAGGAAGACATCCGGTTATAGAAAAGCAGTTGCCACACGGGGAAACTTATGTTGCTAACAATTCTTTTTTAGATAGAGATGCGCAGCAGATCATTATGATCACCGGGCCAAACATGAGTGGTAAATCGGCTATATTAAGACAAACTGCATTGATAGTGCTTTTGGCTCAAATGGGAAGTTTTGTGCCGGCAGAATCGGCTAGAATTGGTTTGGTAGATAAGATCTTTACCAGAGTAGGAGCCAGCGATAATATTTCTATGGGAGAATCTACGTTTATGGTGGAGATGAATGAGACTGCAAGTATATTGAATAATATTTCTGAAAGAAGTTTAGTGCTACTTGATGAAATTGGTCGTGGAACTAGTACTTATGATGGAATTTCGATTGCCTGGGCAATCACCGAATATTTACATGAGCATCCTGCACATCCAAAAACTTTATTTGCTACTCATTATCATGAATTGAATGAGATGGGAGAAATCTTTAAGCGGATCAAGAATTATAATGTTTCTGTAAAAGAGTTAAAAGACAATGTTCTTTTTCTAAGAAAATTGACTCCGGGAGGAAGTGAGCATAGTTTTGGAATTCATGTAGCTAAAATGGCGGGAATGCCACAGCAGGTATTGAACAGGGCAAATAAGATCATGAAAAAACTAGAAAAATCTCATCAGATGCAAGATTCGGGAGAAATTTTAAAAAATTCTGCAGAAAAAGATATGCAGTTGAGCTTTTTTAATTTGGACGACCCATTGCTTCAAGATCTTAAAGAAGAATTGTTGCATATTGATATTGACACACTTACGCCTGTGGAAGCTTTAATGAAGCTAAGTGAAATTAAACGCATGCTTACCAGCAAACAAAAAACGAAGGTCTAA
- a CDS encoding S9 family peptidase produces the protein MRKILLTFALIGFSIPSINAQDKTVREVTKDDYERATKYLGASVRDLVTHGGVNPNWLKNGNFWYNVNTADGTQYIFVNANNGKKSSYNSVESLLKAHSQSKEEKSTAASYYDVVSPDGKKAAFIRDWNLWIKDLNSDEEFQLTTDGVENFGYATDNAGWRKSDRPVLLWSPDSKKIATYRQDQRHVSDMYLVSTNVGAPKLQQWKYPIAEDSAVIQIKRVIIDVENSTIIPLKVENDPRRGSLCDDISCSGSFDDNEWSADSKQLAFVSTSRDHKIAKLRIANAATGEVRDIFEETVATQYESGQGAINWKFLPKSNEIIWYSERDDWGHLYLYDARSGELKNQITKGDYVVTKVLKVDIDKREIYFEANGREKDSDPYFSHFYKIDFKGENLKLLTPENSNHSISFSPEARFFVDNYSTPSKPNTAVLRDMNGKLISNLEKEDISSLKQIGWKAPTQITVRSKNDKWDLYGLMFTPSDLDSTKTYPVVNYIYPGPQGGGVGSRSFSVSRSDHQALAELGFVVVIIDGACNPGRSKSFHDACYGNMADNTLEDQISGIKQLAKKYSFLDLNSVGIWGHSGGGFATAAAMFKYPEFYKVGISESGNHDSRNYEDDWGERYIGLLTKDEAGNSNYDDQANAKFAKNLKAKLLLAHGGLDDNVPPYNTYLVVDALVKANKDFDLIIFPNARHGFGKDSYYMMRRRWDYFVENLMGAKLPTEFKIEPNKK, from the coding sequence ATGAGAAAAATTCTACTAACTTTTGCTCTAATTGGTTTTTCAATTCCTTCAATTAACGCACAGGATAAAACTGTGAGAGAAGTAACCAAAGATGATTATGAAAGAGCTACAAAATATCTCGGAGCCAGTGTAAGAGATCTAGTAACTCATGGAGGTGTAAATCCAAATTGGTTAAAGAATGGAAATTTTTGGTATAATGTGAATACGGCAGATGGAACACAGTATATATTCGTAAATGCTAATAATGGAAAAAAATCTAGTTATAATTCTGTAGAATCGCTCTTAAAAGCCCATTCTCAATCTAAGGAGGAAAAGTCAACAGCTGCATCTTATTATGATGTGGTTTCACCAGACGGTAAGAAAGCAGCTTTTATAAGAGATTGGAATTTATGGATAAAAGATCTGAATTCAGATGAAGAATTTCAATTAACCACAGATGGAGTTGAAAACTTTGGATATGCTACAGACAATGCCGGATGGCGTAAAAGTGATAGGCCAGTTTTGCTTTGGTCTCCAGATTCAAAGAAAATAGCCACTTATCGGCAAGATCAAAGACATGTGAGCGATATGTATTTGGTTTCTACAAATGTTGGAGCCCCTAAGCTACAGCAATGGAAATACCCAATAGCGGAAGATTCTGCAGTTATTCAGATAAAACGTGTAATTATAGATGTAGAAAATTCCACCATAATACCTTTAAAAGTGGAAAACGATCCTAGAAGAGGAAGTTTATGTGATGATATTTCTTGCTCAGGATCTTTTGATGATAATGAATGGAGTGCAGATTCTAAGCAGCTAGCCTTTGTTTCAACTTCTAGAGATCATAAAATAGCAAAACTTAGAATAGCCAATGCCGCCACAGGAGAAGTACGTGATATTTTTGAAGAAACGGTAGCTACGCAATATGAGTCTGGTCAAGGTGCAATTAATTGGAAATTTTTACCAAAATCAAATGAGATCATCTGGTATTCTGAACGAGATGATTGGGGGCATTTATATTTATATGATGCTAGATCTGGCGAATTAAAAAATCAGATTACCAAGGGAGATTATGTGGTAACAAAGGTTTTAAAGGTAGATATAGATAAACGTGAGATCTATTTTGAAGCTAATGGAAGAGAGAAGGATTCAGATCCATATTTCAGTCATTTCTATAAGATAGATTTTAAAGGTGAAAATTTAAAACTATTAACTCCGGAAAATTCAAATCATTCTATCTCTTTTTCTCCTGAAGCACGGTTTTTTGTCGATAATTATTCAACTCCTTCAAAACCAAATACAGCGGTTCTTAGGGACATGAATGGAAAGCTAATTTCTAACTTAGAAAAGGAAGATATTTCTAGTTTAAAGCAAATTGGATGGAAAGCTCCAACACAGATCACTGTAAGATCTAAAAATGATAAATGGGATCTTTATGGATTGATGTTTACTCCATCAGATCTGGATAGTACAAAAACATATCCGGTGGTGAATTATATCTATCCCGGACCGCAAGGAGGCGGAGTTGGAAGTAGATCTTTTTCAGTTTCCAGAAGTGATCATCAAGCTTTAGCCGAGTTGGGTTTTGTGGTAGTAATAATCGATGGAGCCTGTAATCCGGGTAGATCTAAATCTTTTCATGATGCTTGTTATGGTAATATGGCAGATAATACTTTAGAAGATCAAATCTCAGGAATCAAACAATTAGCTAAAAAATATTCATTTTTAGATCTCAATAGCGTTGGAATTTGGGGGCATTCTGGTGGAGGTTTCGCTACCGCAGCCGCAATGTTCAAATATCCTGAATTTTATAAAGTGGGGATTTCAGAATCTGGAAATCATGATAGCAGAAATTATGAAGATGACTGGGGAGAAAGATATATTGGGCTTTTAACTAAGGATGAAGCAGGGAATTCTAATTATGATGATCAGGCTAACGCTAAATTTGCGAAAAATTTGAAAGCGAAATTGTTATTGGCGCATGGGGGATTAGATGATAATGTTCCTCCTTACAACACCTATCTGGTTGTTGATGCTTTGGTAAAAGCTAATAAAGATTTTGATCTGATAATTTTTCCTAATGCCAGACATGGGTTTGGGAAAGATAGCTACTACATGATGCGTAGAAGATGGGATTATTTTGTAGAAAATTTAATGGGGGCAAAACTTCCAACTGAATTTAAAATAGAGCCAAATAAAAAATAG